The Nitrospinota bacterium genome includes the window ACGATAGAGTTAATAAAATTGATCCCTGAGGACCGTGTTGCAATGGTTGGACTTTTTAGGCCTCTCGTTTCAAAGATCAAAAGCATCACGTCTAATCTTACGATCATTGAAAAGGAAAGGGGTCAAGGAGAGGTGGTTTCTCCCAATAAAGGGAAAACCCCGCTTAAAAATTGTACCGTTGCTTTAATCACTGCCACATCTATCCTGAACAGTACATTAGAAGACATTCTCAATTCACTTGGTTCGACAAGAAGAGTTGTTCTTCTCGGACCCTCTACGCCTCTGGCTACAGAGATATTTTTTGATACGCCAATCAATCACCTGGCCAGTTCTCGGGTAATAAACCCTGAGAAGATTTTACAGATTGTCTCTGAGGGAGGCGGGACAATGATAATGCGACCCTATTTGGATTTTATCAACCTCATCTTTTAGATAAAGGATGAAAAAATCTAGCTAAAGAAGGGATGACGTTGATGAAAAATAACCGAAAGAAGATTGTATCCTATCTGGATAAAGAGCTCAGAATATCTGAAATTAATGATCTCTCTTGTAATGGTCTTCAGGTTGAGGGGACAGAGAATATCAAGAGGATAGCTCTGGCTGTTGATGCCTGTATGGCGGTTTTTGAAAAGACCAGGAAAAAGAGATGCCAGATGATAATTGCTCATCACGGCCTGATCTGGGGCGGTATAAAATCTGTTTCAAAGACCATAAAGCAGAACCTCTCCTTTCTCCTAACAAATGAAATAAATCTCTATGCTGCCCACATTCCCCTTGATTTGCATCCCAAACTAGGAAACAATATCCAGCTCTGCAAGACGATCAATTTGAGAAAAATCAGAGAGTTTGGCGAGTATGAGGGAAACCTGATTGGTTTTGAAGGGGAGCTTATAAAAACCTTTTCTATAGAAGAGTTGACAAAAAGGATCAATCAAAAGATAGGGGGTGTTTCCAAGATATTACCCTTTGGAAAAGATAAGATTAAAAGGATAGGGATTGTTTCTGGTGGCGGTGCAAAAAGTCTGATAGAAGCCATAGAGAAGGATTTGGATTGCTTTATTACTGGAGAACACGTTCATGAGAACTATCATCTGGCAAGAGAATCACGAATAAACGTTCTCTATATTAGACATTACCATTCAGAAAAACTAGGGGTCATTGCTTTGGGTAAAGATCTGGCGAAGAGGTTTGGGATAGAAACAATCTTTATTGAAGAACCTACACCAATTTAATCCTTGA containing:
- a CDS encoding DUF364 domain-containing protein, whose amino-acid sequence is MLPENTIAKRIVELLHREAERTLVKDIRIGLGFTAVQLEDNRTGLAAVLREEIGGGCTTLSDAGTLKGKDASYLLEMLLHSESVVSKSLGLATANSILSGRDLQGIDRRDTIELIKLIPEDRVAMVGLFRPLVSKIKSITSNLTIIEKERGQGEVVSPNKGKTPLKNCTVALITATSILNSTLEDILNSLGSTRRVVLLGPSTPLATEIFFDTPINHLASSRVINPEKILQIVSEGGGTMIMRPYLDFINLIF
- a CDS encoding Nif3-like dinuclear metal center hexameric protein yields the protein MKNNRKKIVSYLDKELRISEINDLSCNGLQVEGTENIKRIALAVDACMAVFEKTRKKRCQMIIAHHGLIWGGIKSVSKTIKQNLSFLLTNEINLYAAHIPLDLHPKLGNNIQLCKTINLRKIREFGEYEGNLIGFEGELIKTFSIEELTKRINQKIGGVSKILPFGKDKIKRIGIVSGGGAKSLIEAIEKDLDCFITGEHVHENYHLARESRINVLYIRHYHSEKLGVIALGKDLAKRFGIETIFIEEPTPI